The sequence GGCCCGCCGTGATAACTCCTTCTTTTTTGAAGGGAACCGATTCGCTCTTGGGTACTATTGATGGAGCAGCCGCCCCAGCCGCTCTTGGTACAGACTTATCTACAGTATCTACTGCTTTAACTGAAGAAGAATCGGATGCTAGAGCACTAAACGATACTGCAATTGCACACACAAATACGAAGCAAAGAATGGAAAAAAGCGACCGTCTCACGTCACACCGTGTCCATTATCTCGGTAATTCGAATACCAAAATTGTCACCCACCGCAGCCAAGGCACCCCGGGCAACGACTTTTCCGTCCAAGACGATATCCAGAGGTGCTGATACATCGGTATTCAAGGCAATGGTCTGATTCTCTTTGAGATCCATCAGTTCGCCGACACTTAGCTCCGTGTCTCCCACAAACACCTCTAACTTAACTTTTACGTTTTTTATTAAGTCCAGGTGATTGTCTACGACCTTCTTTCCATTCAACTTTTCTTTTTTTAACTCAGCCAGCTCGATTGACTCAACGGCCATTGGTTTACCTCCCATTTTAATAAATGCTAATACTAATCAACTGATCCGCTAACTATTTTTAAAGCCTTTTTCCCTTCACTACTACCCAAAGAACCCACACACCCTGCGGCACCATCGCAGGAAATCAGGGCGACTGGTTGATCCAAAGTCTCCTGTAAGCGGATAACATCACCGACCTGAAGCGAAACCAAATCACCAAAGGTCACTTCAACCGTTCCCAACCGTGCCTTGCACTGTACTTTTAAATGTCGAATGGCGTTTTGCGAAGATTCCAGTGCTTTGGAATCGGACTTTGTTGTGGAAGTCGGTAGATAAATGTCAACCACACTCTTTGTTAACAATAAACGATACTCGCAGTGGTCGATATACACTGTGACACACACGCATCCAGAACCGGGAACATAAATATGCCCTGGAATGGCTTCCAAGGTTTTTATCTCAACGCTCGCGGTTTGGTCCATGGATAGAACATCCGCTCCTAAACCGGCAAAGGCTTTTAGCACAACGGCTCGGGCAAGACTGCCATCGTTTAAATCCAACTTGCAGTCGCCTCGTGCCTTAGCAAATATTTGCTCGCCCAGATGCTGTATATGTGATTCCGACACAATGAAGTACATGGATCCAATGCCGTTTTCCAGCAAATACACTTGCGCAGGTTCGTCACCTACTTGCGCCAAAGGCTCTTCGGCCAAATCCAGCCAGGTTTCACAACGTTCATGCCCCAACCAATTTTGAGCCCAACGACTTAATCGGCTTTCGAGCTGTCGGTGCAAGGAATGCAATTCCGACTGTTTAAATAGTTTAAAATCCCGTATGTGCATTATTTTCTATTCATCGTTTCAAGTAGTTGTTGTAGCATTTCGTTGGACACAGTGAGTATTTGCGAAGACGCCTGATAGCCACGTTGTACCACGATCAAATCGGTGAACTGTTGGGTCAATTCCACGTTTGAAAGTTCTATACTTTTACCGACGATATCACCCAAACCGTTATGCGCCGCTGCGGAAATAACCGGTTGTTCCGATTCCGCAACCATAAATAAGTTGTCGCCAATTTGGCGCAGCGAACCCAGATTATCCACGCGGGCTAATGCTAAACTGAGAAAGTCTTCTGTATTACCATTGGTATAGTTGAGCACCATGGAACCGTCGGCTTCAAACGTGACCTCTTTCAAGCCACCCACGTCATAACCATCCACCTTATCGACTTCTATATTCGTCGCATCTACCGCCCCGGATAGTGATCTCACACCGGAATAACTGCCTGGAGTCCCGAAGTTCAAAGTGATCTCATTACCCTCCAGGTTTTCCGGCTTGTACTCAAATGTAAACGTATTAAACCCTTCTGTTGGAGTCCCGTCACCGCTAAAATGTATTTCTCCTCTGGTGGCGATAACTTCATCCTTGTCGTCTTTTACTTCCACAATCCAGTTATTGGCTTCGTCATGAGTGAGGATAAGTTTTAACTTATGTTTATTCCCGGCCACATCGAATATCTCTATATCCGGAATTTCATGAGTTTCCGTCGCCGTAGACAACACATTTTTAAAACTGATGTTGGATGTTGCTTTGGGAGGACTGGTTCTCAGGGCGTTAATATCGATTTGCCTCAATTTTCCATTCTCATCCAAGCCCATGACGATTTGGTTTTCATCGCCGCGCGCTACCAATATTCCATCATCATTAAACTCAAATTGACCGCCTCGGGTATAGAATATTTCATCGCCTTTTCGGATGACGAAAAACCCATTGCCATCGATAGCAACATCGGTCGCCACATCGGTAGAACGAATATCCCCCTGTGACAAACGCAATTTGGTCACCGACGCATCCACACCACCGCCCATATTTGCACCCAGTGAATAGCCGTCCGCTCCACTGTTGAGCTGATATCGATAAAAGATGTCCTGGAATATCAGATCATTGCCTTTGTAGCCGGGTGTATTTAGATTGGACACGTTATCACTGATAACATCCAAGCCTTTTGAGAAAGCCGTTAAACCGGACAAACCAGAGTAGATAGCATTAAACATTTCACTTCTCCCTATGGGGTGACGGTATCCGCCGCGGTGGATTGTTCACCTGGCGATACTAATGA comes from Gammaproteobacteria bacterium and encodes:
- a CDS encoding FliM/FliN family flagellar motor switch protein; translation: MAVESIELAELKKEKLNGKKVVDNHLDLIKNVKVKLEVFVGDTELSVGELMDLKENQTIALNTDVSAPLDIVLDGKVVARGALAAVGDNFGIRITEIMDTV
- a CDS encoding FliM/FliN family flagellar motor C-terminal domain-containing protein; the protein is MHRQLESRLSRWAQNWLGHERCETWLDLAEEPLAQVGDEPAQVYLLENGIGSMYFIVSESHIQHLGEQIFAKARGDCKLDLNDGSLARAVVLKAFAGLGADVLSMDQTASVEIKTLEAIPGHIYVPGSGCVCVTVYIDHCEYRLLLTKSVVDIYLPTSTTKSDSKALESSQNAIRHLKVQCKARLGTVEVTFGDLVSLQVGDVIRLQETLDQPVALISCDGAAGCVGSLGSSEGKKALKIVSGSVD
- the flgF gene encoding flagellar basal-body rod protein FlgF — protein: MFNAIYSGLSGLTAFSKGLDVISDNVSNLNTPGYKGNDLIFQDIFYRYQLNSGADGYSLGANMGGGVDASVTKLRLSQGDIRSTDVATDVAIDGNGFFVIRKGDEIFYTRGGQFEFNDDGILVARGDENQIVMGLDENGKLRQIDINALRTSPPKATSNISFKNVLSTATETHEIPDIEIFDVAGNKHKLKLILTHDEANNWIVEVKDDKDEVIATRGEIHFSGDGTPTEGFNTFTFEYKPENLEGNEITLNFGTPGSYSGVRSLSGAVDATNIEVDKVDGYDVGGLKEVTFEADGSMVLNYTNGNTEDFLSLALARVDNLGSLRQIGDNLFMVAESEQPVISAAAHNGLGDIVGKSIELSNVELTQQFTDLIVVQRGYQASSQILTVSNEMLQQLLETMNRK